AAAGAATCAGATGACAATGGTGTTGATATGATGGATCTTATCGGACAATTTGTTGGTGGTGGAGCTTCTAAAGAAAGCAAAAAAGACGAAGGTCTTTTAGGAGGAATAGGAGATGCCTTAGGAGGATTGTTTAAATAATTGTAGGAGTTTCAAATTTCTTCAGAATAAAAGGGCAGTGCTATTTTTAATACAATACTGTCTATGAAATATAAACCAGAGTCAATTCTATTGGCTCTGGTTTTTTATTTTCAAACGAAAAGTGTATTCAGTAAAATAGGCTTATTGTACGTCTGTTATAACGATGTGATATTAACAAAATCCATCGGCAATTATCGCAATTTGCTTTTCCGTTTTGGGGTGAATAAACACTAATTTTTGTGCGTGGAGTTTTATGGATCCTGTATATTGGTCTTTGTTTTGATATTTATAATCGCCAATAATTGGATGATGAATATGTGCGAGTTGAGCCCTTATTTGATGAAATCTACCCGTTTTTGGTTTTATTTCTAGGAGTGCCGATTGAGTCTTGGTCTCAATAATTTCATATTTTAGGCTACAATTTTTAGCTTCCTTTGTTTGCTGAGCGACTATTTCTGCTTTTTTTTCTTTTTTATTAACACTAATAAAATTAATAAGTTCCATTTTTTTGTTTTTGGGAACACCTTCAACCCATGCCCAGTAAGTTTTTTGAATAGAGCGATTTGCAAATTGTTCTTGAATCCCTTTTAGGATAGATTTTTTCTTTGCAAAAAGCAAAACACCACTGGTTACCTTGTCCAGTCTATGAACCACACCTAGATATGGTGCTTTTTTATTGGGTTTACTTAAATAGTCAAATACCCAAGATTCAGCAGATTTTTCAAATGGATTTTTTTCTGTAATCCAGCCACTAGGTTTATTGATTACAATTAAATCCTTGTCCTCAAAAAGTATTTGAGGAATCATTTATTGTTTTTCACCTTATTGGCAACTTCTTCATCATAAGAAGAAAATAGATTAAGCCAAATAACTCTTGAGAATCGAAAGTTTATAGGAGCCATGATGAGCAAAAATCCAAGTAAAATACCTACAAATTGCCAAATTCCTAATTCTAGCCCTAAGAATGTTTTTAATAGAAATAGAATAATAAATTCTCCAGCAACTAAAGCATAAGTAATATACATAGCTCCAAAATAGAAACCAGGTTCTGGATAAAAATTAAATCCACAACTTGGACAGTTTAAATGCATCTTTGTCATGGTTGCAGCCTTGTAAGGATTTGGCTCTACATACATTTTAGATTGCACACATTTTGGACATTTATGTTCTAAAACGCTTTTAACTAATGCTTGATTTTTGGTCATTTTGTCTCGATTTACTTTTTTGAAATGAATGATATTTTTTCTATCTAATTTTAGAATGATAAAAAGAAATCATCTTTTATTTCATGAGCAAAATTATGATTTTGCGACTAGTTATTGAGTAATTTATAGCGAAAAAGGCTACTTATTTAAAAAAATAGACAAAAAAAAGTCAGATTTTATTAAAATCTGACTTTTTTAAGATATTTCGAAAGTTCATTATTTAACGTAAAGAACTTTTTTTATTTTTTCAACAACTTCATTTGCATCTGGCATAAACTCTTCCACAAGTGTCGGAGCATAGGCCATAGGTGTATCTGCAGTATTGATTCTTTGAATTGGTGCATCAAGATAGTCAAAGGCTTTTTCTTGAACCTGAGCAATAATTTCTGAAGAAACAGACGCAAATGGCCATGCCTCTTCGAGAATAACTAATCTATTGGTCTTTTTTACTGATTCCAATACGGTATTGATATCTAGCGGACGAATTGATCGAAGATCAATAACTTCAACAGAAATTCCTTCTTCTTCGAGTCTGTTTGCTGCTTCTAAGGCAATTTTAGTAATTTTTCCAAAAGTTACCAAGCTTACGTGTTCACCTGCTTTCTTTATATCGGCAACTCCTAAAGGAATGATATATTCTCCTTCAGGTACTTCACCAGTATCTCCATACATTACTTCTGATTCAAAGAAACAAACGGGATCATTATCTCTAATAGCCGCTTTTAGTAATCCTTTGGCATCATAAGGGTTTGAAGGAACAACTACTTTAAGTCCTGGGCAGTTGGCAAACCAGTTTTCAAAAGACTGAGAGTGTTGTGCCGCCAATTGACCAGCAGAACCAGAAGGTCCTCGGAATACAATAGGTACATTGAATTGCCCACCAGACATTTGGTACATTTTTGCAGCAGAATTAATCACTTGGTCAATCGCTACAAGCGAAAAGTTAAAAGTCATAAATTCTACAATTGGACGAAGTCCATTCATGGCAGCTCCTGTGGCTATTCCTGCAAAACCTAATTCAGCAATAGGAGTGTCAATAACTCTTTTGGAACCAAATTCGTCCAACATTCCTTTACTTGCTTTGTAGGCTCCGTTATATTCTGCGACTTCTTCTCCCATAAGGAAAATTTTCTCGTCTCTTCGCATTTCTTCAGACATTGCCTCAGCAATGGCTTCTCTAAATTGTATGGTTCTCATAATCAGATAAAGATAATGTGCTCTTTTCAATCAATGTCCAAAGATATTATAAATTGATGGGATTTGTGGATTTGATTACAAAAATTGGAACTAGAAAACTCTTGTTATATTAAATCCGAAAAAGATATTTCCTTCAGTCCAGTCTCCATCAGATCTGCTGAAATGCCCTGGGATCGAAGTGCTTTGTGCACTTGAGAACATCATTTGGAATACATGCCCGCCTGTTTCTATATCCACTCCCAATGTTAGGGGATTTTTGAAAACACTGTTTTCAGGTCTAGAAAAGTTATAAGCATATTCTAAATTTACAGAAAAACGTTTACTGAGTTTGTATCTTCCTCCAATTCCCAAAGCAATTTGATCATGATTGTAGTTTTCGTTCAATACTAAATTCTCTCTGATATAGGTAGGAGAGAGTTGTAAAGAAAGTTTATCATTAATTTTCCTAGATGCCAAAAACTGTAATCCATAACTCATACGGGTAGAGAATTGATAGTTTTTGATATTATCAGAATTGAGTTCTGTATTTACATTTGCAGTAGTATAAAGCGCTAAATGTAGTGGGAATTCTTGTGTTTGCTTTGCGAGTTTATATTTTAAAGATCCCGTATAGGTTTTTTTAAAAGATTCTCTACTAATTCCAAGTTGAACTTTATCACTGATACCATAGACAAATTCTATTGTAGTACTTGCTTGGTCTAAACCAAAGAATTCTTCAACACCACCTTTTATCGTTCCAAAGCGGTGAAAAATATTAAAATATAAATCTCCTTTTGCCGCTAATTTTGTACTCTGTTGAGAAGCAATCCTCATTCCCTTAAAAGCAGGGAGTTCAAAAACTTCTGCAGTAGTTTCCGATTCCAGTTCAGCCAACAAATCGTCTTGAGCTTTTAAATGAGCCGTTCCTAAGAGCAGAACTCCTGATAATATATAAGTTTTTAGCATATTTTATTCTAATTTATTTTGACAATACAATTGTTTGATCCATTTTAAGTTCCATTAATAAATCATCAAATCCAATGATTCTTCCTTTTATTTTTGCTTTGTCTTGCTGATTAATCGTTTTAGAATTACTGGGATCTAGTTGACAAAAAACACTACTATTTATGGTTATAGAGGTCGCATTTACTTTGGTAACTAGTCCACTAATTTCTACAATTTTATTATTCCAATTTTCAGGATTTTCGGATACTTTATTTAATAATTCTTTTGCTGTACCCGAGTATTCTGTAGATAACTCCTGAATGGTGTCGTGATCTTTATAGATATATCGGTAGCCAAAAAAACCTGCAATAAATCCTAAGATACAGAATACTAAAAGAAATTTTTTACCTTTTTTCCAGTTCATAGTGATAGCTTATAATGAGTTCTTTTGCAATTTTATTTCTTACAGCACTTGGGATTTCTATATCAAAATCTTGAGGTTTTACTTTAAAAAAACCTTTCACCATGATTTTTCCATTTTTCAGGCTGATCATAGGAGTTGTTTCAATTTTTTTTGAAATTCCTCTAATGGTAAGCGTTCCCATCAACTGATGTTTTTGAGGTGTAGCAGTTAAACTCTCTACTTTTAGAGATTCAAAACTTCCTTTGAAACTGGCTTTAGGAAATTTGTCAGAATCCATATAATTTTCATTGAAATGCTCTTGCATAAGGGCGATTTCAAATTTAAAAGCATTCACAAAAACCAATGCAGCCATAGTTCCTTTTTCACTGTCAATGATGGCTGTAGTACTTTTGTTTTCAGCTTCTACTGGTTCAAAAGCTTCCACCGAAGCTTTAAAATCGGTATGACCAGTTCTTGTAAAATACTTTTGTGCCCAAGTTTGATGAAACCCTAGCAAAAGTAATGCGGTAATAAATAGTTTTTTCATAATAAGTTGTTTGGTTTTATTTTTTAAGTTTCTGTTTGCTTATTCCTTTAAGCCTTGATCCACCCAGTTTTCAATTGTTTGAGTCTTTTCAAAAGACATTTTTCCACTTGGTGGCATTATAGGTGCACCTTGAAGTCCAAAAATATATTGAACCAGTTTTTGGCTTTTTGCCGATGCTTTTGCTTCCTCGTAAGTGGTGAGCCTAAGATTTGCAACGGGCGTATTTCCACCATGACACGAAATACAATTTTGATCCAAAATGGGCTTCACATGTTTTGCGTAGGTAATATTTGTATCCGATGGAGGTGTGGGATTCGCTTCGTTTTCATACTCTTTACTACAGCTTATTGCCGTAAAAAGCATCAGTAAAAAGGTAAAAGTTCTTTTAAAGTGTAATGTTTGCATAATTTGTCAAAAAAAAAATAAAGTTTAAAAGGTTCTATAAATTATAAAATGAACAATAAAATAAGACTGTTTTTTTATTTTTAAGCAGTGTTATATTGTTGATCGTTAGTTTGATTGCTTTGTTTGAGTTATGAAAGTTACATAATTTTAGGCAATCATATTTCACATTTACAATAGTCAACAAAAATTTGACCAAAAAATTTGATGTAAGTCAAAATGAAATATAATTTTAGTATATATAATAGATTGTTAGGTATTTACGAGTTATTTGTTTTAACAATAATTTTAAATAAATCAGTTTCGGTTTTTAAAAACGTTCTAAAGAAGGAATTCATTCTTGATTTTTCACCTGCCAAACTTTGATATTTTATACAAGGTATGGTGAAAAATGAATAGAAATATTTTTATCAAGAAAAAAAAGAAGATTCTACATTTTTAACTTTAAATTTGTCGTTCGTCAATATCTTAAATTATGATTAGGTGTTAAAAGATTATTGACAAAAAAATAGGTCGAAATAGTACAGTTTAAAGGTGCATTTCGTATGGGTATAAAGCATGTTAGGAAGAAAAAATGGATCGAATTAGGATTATAAAAACGATGTCCGAATTAGGGGCAGGAACAAGAGGAGCAAGTTTAGGGTATGATGCCCTTTGGGTGGCATCTATCAATGCTGGAAAGAGAGATTTTTTTAATCAATTTCCTACCACAAGTGTGGCTGTAAGAAATGATTTATTGTTTGATGAAACCGATACGCCTCAAGCAAAATATTTAGAAGGAATTGCCGAGGTGTATGAAAATTTGTCTCAAGAAGTGCAAAATGCTTTTGAAAACAAAGAATTTCCGATCCTTATTTCTGGAGCACATTCGGTTTCTGGAGGAACAATAAAAGGAATTGCAGATGCTTTTCCTGATGCAAATATCGGGGTTGTATGGATAGATGCTCATGCCGATATCCATTCGCCATACACTTCTCCAAGTGGAAATGTACACGGTATGCCATTGGCAACAGCATTATGTCTTAATGATAATGAATTCCAGTTGGATGACCGAGTAATTGACCCTAAAACGAAAGAAATTTGGGATGAATTGTGTGGTGATAAACCTAGAATTTCTCCAGATGATTTGGTGTATTTTGCGGTAAGAGATACCGAAATTCCTGAAGATGAGATTATAGAAGATTTGGGAATTAAGAATTTCACGGTAGAAGAAGTGAGAATGAAGGGGCCCAAGAAATGTGTGAACGAAGCTCTTGAAAGTTTGAATCATTGTGATATTCTCTATATCTCGTTTGATGTAGATAGTATGGATTCTATGATTTCAAAAGGAACAGGAACACCTGTTTTAAACGGACTTACTCAAGTGGTAGCGGAAAAGATTATTTATTACCTTTTCCAGTCTCAAAAGGTGGCTTGTTTTGAAATGGTAGAAATCAATCCAACCTTAGATGATAAAGAAAATAAAATGGCAGAAACAGCCTTTTCCATTTTGGAAAAAATAGTAAAAATGTAAGCTTATGCAACAAATAGAAAATATACTTACCAGTCAAGTTCAAAAAGTAGTAGAAGAACTTTACGGACTAGAAAATGCACCAATTTCTTTTCAGAAAACAAGAAAAGAATTTGAAGGAGATATTACTTTAGTTACTTTCCCTTTTCTAAAAGCAGCTAAGAAAAAACCAGAGATGGTGGGTGAAGAAATTGCTCACAAACTTATGGAGATTGAACCTAAAGTAGTAGGTTTTCAAGTAGTAAAAGGTTTTTTGAATCTTTCAATTTCTGATGAGTACTGGAAATCCATTTTAGCAGAATCTCTTAAAAAAGAAAACTATGGGTGGCAAAAAGCCAATGAAACATCAGAAACTGTTTTGGTGGAATTTGCATCACCTAATACAAATAAACCACTTCACCTAGGTCATATACGAAATATCCTTTTGGGGTATTCTGTTTCTCTTATCAATGAGGCAGCAGGAAATTATGTAAAGAAAGTACAAGTGATCAACGATCGTGGAATTCATATTTGTAAGTCTATGTTGGCTTGGCAAAAATATGGAGCTGGAGAAACACCAGAATCTTCGGAAATGAAAGGGGATCATTTAGTAGGAAAATACTATGTGAAATTTGATCAGGTTTATAGAGAAGAAATCAAGGCATTGAAGGAAAAAGGTATGGAGGAAAAAGAAGCGAAAGCTCAAGCTCCAATCTTTTTAGAAGCCCAAGAAATGCTTAGAAAATGGGAAGGAAATGATCCCGAGATCATGAAGCTTTGGGAAATGATGAATCAATGGGTTTATGATGGCTTTGAGGTGACCTTTAAAAGAATGGGGGTAGGGTTTGATAAAAATTATTACGAATCAGATACCTATATTCTTGGGCGTGATGTGGTTTTGGAAGGTCTGGAGAAAGAAGTTTTCTATAGAAGAGAAGATCAATCTGTATGGTGTGATTTAACAGATAAAAAGCTGGATGAAAAGCTTGTTTTACGTTCAGATGGGACTTCAGTGTATATGACACAAGACATTGGAACAGCCATAGAGCGTCATAAAGATTTTTCTTTTAATAAGATGATTTATACCGTAGGTGATGAACAGAATTATCACTTCAAAGTACTCTTTTTAATTCTAGAAAAATTGGGATACTCATGGGCACAAAACTGCTCGCATCTTAGTTATGGAATGGTCGATTTGCCTTCGGGAAAAATGAAATCTCGAGAAGGAACGGTGGTAGATGCAGACGATTTAATGGAAGCCATGTTTCTTGAAGCTCAAAAACAAGGAGCAGAGCGAGGTTCTTATGAAGGAGTAGATGCAAAACTCCAAGAAGAACTGAATGAAATCATCGGACAAGGTGCTTTGAAATATTATATACTAAAAGTGGATCCTAAGAAGCGAATGACTTTTAATCCAGATGAATCTGTAGATTTACAGGGAAATACGGCTCCGTTTATCCAGTATGCACATGCACGTATTTGCTCGATTCTTAGAAAATATGAAGGAGTAGAGAATGTGGATATCCACAAGGCAGAACTCGATACTTATGCCAAAGGATTGGTAAAACTCATTTATGATTATCCAGAGGTTATTCAGTTAGCTGCTCAAGAATCTAGCCCAGCTTTGATTGCTAATTATACCTATGATTTGGTGAAGAATTTTAATCATTTTTATCAAAACTCACCAATCTTGAGCCTAGAAGATGAAAATCTGAAGGCTTTGAGAATCAATGTATGTCAATCGGTAGCTAAAATTATTAAATCTTCTATGAGTTTATTAGGAATTCAAGTTCCCGATAGAATGTAGTACCAATACTTACGCTTCTAGTTGTAATTTTTCCACAAGTATGATTTCTAAACATAGAGACATCAGAGGGAAATTGTAGAAGTACATGCATAAAAAAAAGCGGAAATTCAAAATGAATTTTCGCTTTTTTTATACCTCTATTGAGCATAAAAACTATTTTTTCTCTACAGCCTTAAAGGTTGTTTGAAGAAAAATTTGTTTCCAGTTATTATTTTCATAAAAACCAACAGTGAGTTTATAAGTATTCTCATCTATATATTCCCAAAGGTCTGTTACTCTAAAGTTTTGATATTGATATTGGTACATTAGGTTTCTTCCGAGTCCAAAAACACTTCCTTTGGTAAGGTTTCCTTGATAATCAAACTCCCAAAATCGTATAATTCCGTTTTCTTTTTCAAATTGTCTGATTCCATGGTTTCTATCACCTACTTTAGCCGTTTTTTCGTCTATAATACCTTTGGTTTTTACCACAATAACTTTTCCATTTGCTCCATATTCAAAAGAACTTTCTTGGATGAAAGGTTTTCCATTTTCCCATTTTCCTTCAGCTTTCCATGTTCTATTGACTAGATTAGAAAAAATGGATAACTGCTCATTCTGAGCAAATACAGAAGCAGATGAAATAAATAATAATAAAGTAAGAAGTGTTTTTTTCATTTTCATTTTGCTAAATCATAATTTGTACAAAAATAGAAGATTTTATACATAAAAATAAGATTTTTCTTTTAACAGTGGCAAATTGAAACTAAATAGAATGTCTTAGTGGTCTAAGTGAGCATTGGTGTTTGTTTAGGTAATACGAATCAAATATTGAATAAATTGATTAGTTTAGCTCATAATTATTGAAAATAAGATGAATAAACATTTGGGAAATCAAGTAACGATTGATTTTTATGATTGCTCTTATTCTGTCATAAATTCTGTAGAAAAAATAACGGAAATTATGGAAGGAATCGCTAAATATATGGGCTTGCATATTGTAAATACTACTATTCATGCCTTTTCTCCTATCGGGGTGAGTGGAGTAGTTGTTATAGAAGAAAGTCATATTGCGGTGCATACTTGGCCAGAATATGGTTTTGTAGCAATTGATTTTTTTACGTGTAATCAAACCGTGGAGATCCTTAAAGCAAAAGCTTGGTTAAAAGAACAATTAGAATCTCAAAAAGAAGAAATTCAAGAAATTAAAAGAGGTAATCCTGCATTTTTAAACAAAAAAACTCCTGTATAGATCATGTTTTGGAAAAATAAGAATAGTCAATTGGATGATTGGAAAATTGGTGATCAGATTAAATATATGTCTGAAAAATGGGAAATTATTGCCAAAGATAGATATGAATGGATTCCTTCGGGAAACAGTGTTGAATACACCTTAAAAAGTGGATTTGATGAAATGTTTCTAGAGGTGGAAAAAGAAAAAGATCAGTGGGAACTTACTTTAACAAGAAAAATAGATCTTGGTCTCGATGAAATGAAAGAAGCTTTGGAGAATAAAGAATTTGAATACCAAGGAATGTTTTATGAGCTCGAAGAAAGTTATAAAGGAATTTTTAGCTCAGAAACCAATAATTTGGGAAGAGAAAGGGTTGAGGAGTTTGTATTTTATTCTGATGAAAATCAGCTAATTTGTATCAGTTATTGGGGGCAGGATGATTATGAAGCTCATTTTGGAAAAGAAATAAGCATTAACGAAATAAAGAAAAAGTGATGAAGAAGGTTTTAATATTTTTTTTAAGTTTTACTGCACTATTTTTAAGTAGTTGTGGAAGTAGTGAAAAAGAAGTCAAAGAAGTTAAAAACGATAGAATCGACTATTATAAAATGAAATATTCTGGAGATAATTTCTCTATTGTTTTAGATGATATGAAAATCAATGAAACACAAGAATATTTTGTGCATCAACATAAATATCAAATTTTGATTCTCAAGAACGATTCTCTTCATCAGGTAAATAAAGAATGGGTAGATGTAAGTAAAGCCCTCTACGAAAAACATAAAAACGATTTGGGAATGGAAATTCTAACCTTTCAAGATGGAGTCGTTTCCGATGTAGCTCGTCCTGTGGGATATGGTTGGGCTGTTGGAAATGAAAAACATGGAGAGTGGGTTGCTCCAGATTCTACGAACAATCATTCATCATCCAATTCCTCAGGTCATAATAGAGTGTGGAGACATTCCAGTACTAGTCCATTTTTCTGGATGTGGTTGGCATCTTCTGGAAGAAGCGGTGTGAGTCGAGGACATTATAACAATTTCCAAAATCACGCTACTAGTAACAGAGCATTCTACGGAGCAGGTACTAATGGGAAATATGCTCATGGAACCCGAAGTGAAGAACAAAGAACAGCCAGAGCGGGTTATTATACCCGAAGAGCCACTTCATCGGCAGTAAAAAATTATAATAATAGAAAAACACGTTCCTCTTCTCGTTATTCAAGAGGTTCATCTACAAGATCACGATCAGGAGGATTTGGAAAATAAATATTCTAAAAAGCAGAAATCTAGGGCATTAAAAATTGCCCTTTTTGCTACAGGTGTTAGCGGAATTGTAGCCGAGTA
This is a stretch of genomic DNA from Flavobacteriales bacterium. It encodes these proteins:
- the speD gene encoding adenosylmethionine decarboxylase, encoding MNKHLGNQVTIDFYDCSYSVINSVEKITEIMEGIAKYMGLHIVNTTIHAFSPIGVSGVVVIEESHIAVHTWPEYGFVAIDFFTCNQTVEILKAKAWLKEQLESQKEEIQEIKRGNPAFLNKKTPV
- a CDS encoding DUF5777 family beta-barrel protein translates to MLKTYILSGVLLLGTAHLKAQDDLLAELESETTAEVFELPAFKGMRIASQQSTKLAAKGDLYFNIFHRFGTIKGGVEEFFGLDQASTTIEFVYGISDKVQLGISRESFKKTYTGSLKYKLAKQTQEFPLHLALYTTANVNTELNSDNIKNYQFSTRMSYGLQFLASRKINDKLSLQLSPTYIRENLVLNENYNHDQIALGIGGRYKLSKRFSVNLEYAYNFSRPENSVFKNPLTLGVDIETGGHVFQMMFSSAQSTSIPGHFSRSDGDWTEGNIFFGFNITRVF
- a CDS encoding DUF4178 domain-containing protein, coding for MFWKNKNSQLDDWKIGDQIKYMSEKWEIIAKDRYEWIPSGNSVEYTLKSGFDEMFLEVEKEKDQWELTLTRKIDLGLDEMKEALENKEFEYQGMFYELEESYKGIFSSETNNLGRERVEEFVFYSDENQLICISYWGQDDYEAHFGKEISINEIKKK
- a CDS encoding RluA family pseudouridine synthase, with translation MIPQILFEDKDLIVINKPSGWITEKNPFEKSAESWVFDYLSKPNKKAPYLGVVHRLDKVTSGVLLFAKKKSILKGIQEQFANRSIQKTYWAWVEGVPKNKKMELINFISVNKKEKKAEIVAQQTKEAKNCSLKYEIIETKTQSALLEIKPKTGRFHQIRAQLAHIHHPIIGDYKYQNKDQYTGSIKLHAQKLVFIHPKTEKQIAIIADGFC
- the argS gene encoding arginine--tRNA ligase — encoded protein: MQQIENILTSQVQKVVEELYGLENAPISFQKTRKEFEGDITLVTFPFLKAAKKKPEMVGEEIAHKLMEIEPKVVGFQVVKGFLNLSISDEYWKSILAESLKKENYGWQKANETSETVLVEFASPNTNKPLHLGHIRNILLGYSVSLINEAAGNYVKKVQVINDRGIHICKSMLAWQKYGAGETPESSEMKGDHLVGKYYVKFDQVYREEIKALKEKGMEEKEAKAQAPIFLEAQEMLRKWEGNDPEIMKLWEMMNQWVYDGFEVTFKRMGVGFDKNYYESDTYILGRDVVLEGLEKEVFYRREDQSVWCDLTDKKLDEKLVLRSDGTSVYMTQDIGTAIERHKDFSFNKMIYTVGDEQNYHFKVLFLILEKLGYSWAQNCSHLSYGMVDLPSGKMKSREGTVVDADDLMEAMFLEAQKQGAERGSYEGVDAKLQEELNEIIGQGALKYYILKVDPKKRMTFNPDESVDLQGNTAPFIQYAHARICSILRKYEGVENVDIHKAELDTYAKGLVKLIYDYPEVIQLAAQESSPALIANYTYDLVKNFNHFYQNSPILSLEDENLKALRINVCQSVAKIIKSSMSLLGIQVPDRM
- a CDS encoding arginase → MSELGAGTRGASLGYDALWVASINAGKRDFFNQFPTTSVAVRNDLLFDETDTPQAKYLEGIAEVYENLSQEVQNAFENKEFPILISGAHSVSGGTIKGIADAFPDANIGVVWIDAHADIHSPYTSPSGNVHGMPLATALCLNDNEFQLDDRVIDPKTKEIWDELCGDKPRISPDDLVYFAVRDTEIPEDEIIEDLGIKNFTVEEVRMKGPKKCVNEALESLNHCDILYISFDVDSMDSMISKGTGTPVLNGLTQVVAEKIIYYLFQSQKVACFEMVEINPTLDDKENKMAETAFSILEKIVKM
- a CDS encoding DUF983 domain-containing protein, producing MTKNQALVKSVLEHKCPKCVQSKMYVEPNPYKAATMTKMHLNCPSCGFNFYPEPGFYFGAMYITYALVAGEFIILFLLKTFLGLELGIWQFVGILLGFLLIMAPINFRFSRVIWLNLFSSYDEEVANKVKNNK
- a CDS encoding YceI family protein; its protein translation is MKKLFITALLLLGFHQTWAQKYFTRTGHTDFKASVEAFEPVEAENKSTTAIIDSEKGTMAALVFVNAFKFEIALMQEHFNENYMDSDKFPKASFKGSFESLKVESLTATPQKHQLMGTLTIRGISKKIETTPMISLKNGKIMVKGFFKVKPQDFDIEIPSAVRNKIAKELIISYHYELEKR
- a CDS encoding pyruvate dehydrogenase complex E1 component subunit beta, whose product is MRTIQFREAIAEAMSEEMRRDEKIFLMGEEVAEYNGAYKASKGMLDEFGSKRVIDTPIAELGFAGIATGAAMNGLRPIVEFMTFNFSLVAIDQVINSAAKMYQMSGGQFNVPIVFRGPSGSAGQLAAQHSQSFENWFANCPGLKVVVPSNPYDAKGLLKAAIRDNDPVCFFESEVMYGDTGEVPEGEYIIPLGVADIKKAGEHVSLVTFGKITKIALEAANRLEEEGISVEVIDLRSIRPLDINTVLESVKKTNRLVILEEAWPFASVSSEIIAQVQEKAFDYLDAPIQRINTADTPMAYAPTLVEEFMPDANEVVEKIKKVLYVK